The DNA segment TCGATTACTGCCACCCACTATACTGGGTTGGTTGTGGTTCAATCTGAGCTGCCTTGAATAGCATAGCACATGCTGCACCTGCTACCAGTCCACCGAGATGTGCAAAGTAAGCAGTAGCTGAAGTGTTCCACAGAAGGAAACCCAATGCAAGCTGCATGACTGCGAAATACAATACATATCTTCTTGCACTCAATCTAATAAAGAAATATCCCAGAAGGACTCTCAAGCGACGTCTGGGGAAGAGCAGACCATATACAGCAATAAGACCAGCTATTGCTCCAGATGCACCAAGTGTAGGAATCGTCATTGATGCTGGCGCAAACAGGGCAAATATAGCGTGAAGGAGAGTACCAACAACACCAGATACGAGGTAAGTAAATAGGAAGTACCAATGGCCAAGAGAGCTTTCACAATCGTCGGCGACTACATAGAAAAATAGCATGTTGAAGAAAATATGCGTCGGCCCTCCGTGCATAAACATAGACGTAAAAATCGTCCAGAGCTTTTGCCCGGCGAAGAACTCTGCTGGAACAAATGCCCATTCAAGGAGAAAATTGTCATCAAGCAACTGCAGCACGAACATCACTACATTAAGAAGGATAATCACTATCGATACGTACTGTTTCTTGAAAGGAACTTGATCATCTTGTACTTCCCATGCCATTTTTCTCATCCAACTTTTGTTGATAACCGCAATTCGTAAGCATCCCTCTTTAACAGTTCGATTTGCAGAGACTCTTGTGTTCTGATAGTTTAAAGAGATAAGCTTCATCTGCAATACTAAGGGTATTTGGCTGTGCTACCGCGCTTACATGAACATTCGTTCGTCCATATACAGCAGCATTAGAAAAGCAGACATTTTGTATGCAACCGACGCGTAAAGAGGCGG comes from the Candidatus Thorarchaeota archaeon genome and includes:
- a CDS encoding rhomboid family intramembrane serine protease, whose amino-acid sequence is MAWEVQDDQVPFKKQYVSIVIILLNVVMFVLQLLDDNFLLEWAFVPAEFFAGQKLWTIFTSMFMHGGPTHIFFNMLFFYVVADDCESSLGHWYFLFTYLVSGVVGTLLHAIFALFAPASMTIPTLGASGAIAGLIAVYGLLFPRRRLRVLLGYFFIRLSARRYVLYFAVMQLALGFLLWNTSATAYFAHLGGLVAGAACAMLFKAAQIEPQPTQYSGWQ